In Sporosarcina luteola, a single window of DNA contains:
- a CDS encoding DUF6612 family protein: MKKWLKGLGVGVLALGLAACGSAAEPKKDAGTGEKVELENKSEMTAQEVYSKAMEVSAEQKSMHAVMDIDQKISMPSQEVEMDSKIKMDMDIIVEPMAMHQNMKMDMGEMGKMDMELYMSESGFFMNDPESGQWIKMPKDMYDEMMAQMGGETDPTLDMKMFNEFKDDFKFEQTDDEYILTLAASGDKFSGLMKELMGSSLPADMTEEESELLENIDVKSLEVILYIDKETFYTNAFDLDMDMTMKIEEEEMRIVQKMKSVITKINEIDEIVVPQEVIDEAVDLEELMQQGQDQE, translated from the coding sequence ATGAAAAAATGGTTAAAGGGTCTTGGTGTCGGTGTGCTAGCACTTGGATTGGCGGCTTGCGGATCTGCGGCAGAGCCAAAAAAGGATGCAGGAACCGGTGAAAAAGTCGAGCTTGAAAATAAAAGTGAGATGACGGCGCAAGAAGTATATAGCAAAGCGATGGAAGTATCGGCAGAGCAAAAGAGCATGCATGCTGTAATGGATATCGATCAAAAGATTTCGATGCCAAGTCAAGAGGTTGAAATGGATTCGAAAATTAAAATGGACATGGACATCATCGTCGAACCTATGGCAATGCACCAAAACATGAAGATGGATATGGGCGAGATGGGCAAAATGGATATGGAGCTGTACATGAGTGAGTCAGGTTTCTTCATGAATGATCCTGAGTCTGGTCAATGGATTAAGATGCCTAAGGATATGTATGATGAAATGATGGCGCAAATGGGCGGCGAAACAGATCCAACATTGGATATGAAAATGTTCAATGAATTCAAGGATGATTTTAAGTTCGAACAGACTGATGATGAGTACATCTTGACGCTCGCTGCTTCCGGCGATAAGTTCAGTGGCCTGATGAAAGAATTGATGGGATCGTCTCTTCCAGCAGATATGACTGAGGAAGAATCTGAGCTACTTGAAAATATAGATGTGAAAAGCTTGGAAGTTATCCTGTACATTGACAAGGAAACGTTCTATACGAATGCGTTCGATCTGGACATGGATATGACGATGAAAATCGAAGAGGAAGAAATGCGCATCGTTCAAAAGATGAAATCCGTCATTACGAAAATTAATGAGATCGATGAAATTGTCGTTCCTCAAGAAGTGATTGACGAAGCGGTTGATTTGGAAGAATTGATGCAACAAGGACAAGATCAAGAGTAA
- a CDS encoding ABC transporter permease translates to MKKRYLFIALLILSFLSLFVGVSSIKPLDLLDFKSEETEIFLISRVPRLVAILLAGAGMSIAGLIMQQLSRNKFVSPTTAGTLDATRLGILVSMLLFTNASTIEKMIVAFAFALAGTLLFMQILDRIKFKDAIFIPLVGLMFGNILSSITTFFAYKSNVIQNMSAWLQGDFSMIMKGRYELLYISIPVLIITYLYANRFTVAGMGEDFSRNLGLAYKRIVNIGLILVALVTTTVILTVGMIPFLGLIIPNIVSIFHGDHLKKTLPHTALLGAIFLLICDILGRVLIYPYEISISLMVGVIGSGIFLYLLFRRKAYA, encoded by the coding sequence ATGAAGAAACGTTATTTGTTCATTGCACTACTTATACTCTCATTCCTGTCGTTATTCGTTGGAGTGAGCTCGATTAAACCGTTGGACCTCCTCGATTTCAAATCGGAGGAGACTGAAATTTTCCTCATCAGCCGCGTGCCTAGACTTGTAGCGATTCTACTCGCCGGGGCAGGGATGAGCATTGCGGGTCTGATCATGCAGCAACTAAGCCGGAATAAATTCGTGTCGCCAACGACCGCAGGGACACTCGATGCCACCCGGTTAGGCATTTTAGTCTCAATGTTATTGTTCACCAATGCATCAACGATCGAGAAGATGATTGTCGCGTTTGCGTTCGCGCTTGCGGGCACATTGCTATTCATGCAGATTCTTGATCGGATCAAGTTCAAGGATGCGATTTTCATTCCGCTCGTCGGGCTGATGTTCGGAAACATCCTATCATCTATCACAACATTCTTCGCTTATAAGTCGAACGTAATCCAAAACATGTCGGCGTGGCTGCAAGGTGACTTCTCGATGATCATGAAAGGGCGGTACGAACTTCTTTACATAAGCATCCCTGTGCTGATCATCACGTACTTGTACGCCAACCGGTTCACGGTGGCGGGAATGGGTGAGGATTTTTCGAGAAACTTGGGTCTTGCGTATAAGCGGATTGTCAATATCGGTCTTATCTTGGTTGCACTCGTTACGACAACGGTCATTTTGACGGTCGGGATGATTCCGTTTCTCGGTTTGATTATCCCAAATATCGTATCGATCTTCCATGGGGATCATTTGAAGAAGACTTTGCCGCACACTGCTTTGTTAGGTGCAATCTTCCTTCTGATTTGTGATATTTTAGGCAGGGTTCTCATTTACCCTTATGAAATTTCCATCAGTCTGATGGTCGGAGTCATTGGAAGCGGTATCTTCCTCTACTTGCTGTTTAGGAGGAAGGCATATGCGTAA